The DNA sequence ATACTCCATTGCTAGATATTGCTGGCCTTCTTCTTCTCCAATGTCGGTAATCCGGACAATATGAGGATGATCCAAATCTGCCATGGCTCGCGCCTCTCTTTGAAAACGCGCTACAGCAATCGGATCCGTCTGGTAATTGGTTCTTAGAACCTTAACTGCGACTTCTTCCCCGTCTAAAATCAAGTCTTTCGCCAAGTAGACATCTGCCATGCCTCCTCGGCCAATTTGTTTGATGATTTTATATCGTCCGGCAAATATCTTGCCGACTTGAATCATTCTGCATCCTCCTTATGATAATGAACCAGGGCAACTGTAATATTGTCCAGACCGCCTGCATTATTTGCAAAGCGAATCAAGGTTTCTGCTTTCTCTGAAAGAGCAATATCACTTGTCATAATATCATAAATTTCACTTTCTGAAATCATATTGGACAAACCATCACTATTCAAAATAATGTAATCATCATCTTCTAAGCTAATCATGCCAACATCAGGCTGCACTTCGCCTCTTTGACCGATTGATTGCGTGATGATGTTGCGTTGTGGGTGACGTTCTGCTTCCTCAGGCGTAATTTGTCCTGCTTTGAGTAATTCATTCACCAAAGAATGATCGCTCGTCAACTGTCTGTAGCTGTCCCCACGCACCAAACCAATACGAGAATCCCCTACATGAGCATAAATTGCTTGATTGCCAATAATTACTAAGGCTTCAAGCGTCGTTCCCATGCCTTTATATTCTTCATCTTGACCAAATTGATGAACTTTTTGATTTTCTGTTTCGAGATGTTCTGCGAACCACTCACGGACACCGTTAATAGAATCAATTTGAGTATCCACCCAAGCGGCACCGAGGTCTGTTACTGCCATTTCACTAGCAATATTACCGGCACGGTGACCTCCCATACCATCTGCTAAAAGAACCATTGTCATACCGGCACGATTAACAAATTGATTGGCATAATCTTGATTATTTGTACGCTTCTGACCAACATCTGTTAATAATGAAATTTCCATACTGTCAGTTTCCTCCTATTAGGATATTCGTTTGAATTGACTGATGAAAAATCCGTCACTTCCATACAATTCTGGCGTAATTAAAATACAGCCATCTTTTAGAATATCCTGTCTATTATGTTCTAGTTTTACCTGTTCAAAATTTGGATGAGCTGCCAAAAA is a window from the Streptococcus anginosus subsp. whileyi MAS624 genome containing:
- a CDS encoding Stp1/IreP family PP2C-type Ser/Thr phosphatase, coding for MEISLLTDVGQKRTNNQDYANQFVNRAGMTMVLLADGMGGHRAGNIASEMAVTDLGAAWVDTQIDSINGVREWFAEHLETENQKVHQFGQDEEYKGMGTTLEALVIIGNQAIYAHVGDSRIGLVRGDSYRQLTSDHSLVNELLKAGQITPEEAERHPQRNIITQSIGQRGEVQPDVGMISLEDDDYIILNSDGLSNMISESEIYDIMTSDIALSEKAETLIRFANNAGGLDNITVALVHYHKEDAE